The genomic DNA CTAGGTGAAATGTTATATACATCTCGTGTAGCAACTATCATTTACTTGTCTATTTCTCTTTTTTTAGCAGTATCAGCTGTTATTCTATTGAAAAAGAAAGAGAGTCGGGTAGGAAGGAATGAATAACCCTTTTTTGAGTACATGCCGTTGGAATCGTATACGATTATTCGCTAAAATGAAGATGGATGAAAGGAGGAGCAAATATTAATGCTGTTTTCTCATTTATTAAGGGAAGCAAGTAATGTTGTACTATTAACCGGAGCTGGTATGTCAACAGAAAGTGGGCTCCCTGATTTTCGCTCTAGTAATGGGCTTTGGAATAAAGAAGATCCTAGCAGAATAGCAAGTGTTGATGCACTAAATCAAAATGTAGAACATTTTTTTCAATTTTATCTCCACCGGGTAATTGGACTGAAGGAATGTAAACCGCATAAAGGGCATCGAATTTTAGCAAAATGGGAAAGGGAAGGGCTAATTAACACAATCATTACGCAAAATGTTGACGGCTTTCACCAAGAGGCAGGCAGTCAAAATGTTGCGGAGCTTCATGGAACACTTCAAAACGTTCACTGTGAGAGTTGTGGAAAATCATCTAGCAGTGAAATCTATTTAACAAGAAGGTATCAATGTGAATGCGGCGGTGTTTTACGGCCGTCTGTCGTTTTATTTGGTGAAATGCTTCCGGAAAAAGCATTCACGATTGCCACTGAAGAAAGTCAGAAAGCAGATCTCTTTATTGTACTCGGTTCATCATTAACAGTCACCCCTGCAAATCAATTTCCACTTCTCGCGAAAGAAAACGGAGCAAAACTTGTCATCATTAATATGGAACCAACTCAATTCGATATGTATGCGGACTTAACAATACACGGACAAAAAATTGGTGATGTGTTGCAGGCTAACGATCTAAGTATGCAATAGAAAAGTTTCTTAAGTTTCTTTCTATTTCAATAGTATCCTTAGGTAAAAAAAGGATACTATTGATAGAATGAAACAAACTCAACATTTGTGAGTAGACATTCAGCATCTGAACCATCAATATTAGCCATCCAAATATTTGCTTTAGCATCCATTAAACTTGCTTTTCGATACCATGCTATTTTTTTAAGAGACTTAACGTAAAATGGATCATAGTTACCACTTTCTCCTTTTGGTGAGGAAATTTCAGTTTGCTTTAAGCTTTTTAAATCGATTAAAAAAAGTGATGGCAAAGTTTTTTGTGGATCGCTTGACCATTCTTGTTCTTTGACCCGGGAAACGATCATTTTAGAATCATTAACCCATGTAAAGCCGATATCAGCATAGTGAGGAGGCGTAAGTACAGTTGAATGAAAAGTTTTGAACTCTTTAAGTTTTAACGCTTTATTATTAATGTCGATTGTCATTCGACCGCCGCCTGCAATGTAGCCGAGAATATTTTTGGATTCAGCCCATTTTGGTTCAGATACAGGGAGAATCACTTCATCAACGACTATAAATTGTTTTCCATCTTTTGAGATGACGCATAGCATATTATAATCCATTGAAAGCGAAGCGGTGGGGGTAACGATAAAAGAAATCCATTGACCATCTGGAGAAAAGGTGAGCCTTTCTGTATCAATGGATTGAATGATAGTACTTCCTTTTGAAAGGTTTTTCGGGATGACAAATAATTTCTCACGTTTTTTTTTTTTCTAAGCTGACTTTATATAGGATCGGATTCGTCCAACCATCAGGTCGGGGAAAAGCGCTAGAAGAAACGATAAATCCGTTTCCCTCTGGTGTCCATGTATATGTATCAACCCCGAATGTCATATTATTAAACTGTTTTAAATTAGAAACATTTAAGACGCCATTTCCTTGAAAAGCAACAATATTTCGATTTGGAGCCCATTGAGGGTTTTGTCCATCATAAAATATTTTTATCTTTTTGCTTGATTTCACATTGTATACCCAAATTTCAGTTCGAGATTTCTCAAGGTCAGGAACTGTTTGTTGGTAAAGGATCCATTCACCATCAACTGACCATTGGGGTGAAGAAAGGATGTTTTCCTCCTTTGTAATTTGTTTTTCCACACCGTTTATTTTAGTCCATAAATTTTCCCCTCTTATAAAAGCAAGTTTTAAATCAGTCGTAGTGTGACGATCGGCGTTTACAGGGATAGTAAAGAATTGAAAGAAGAGAAACATACAAGCAATTATGAATCTTAACATGTTAAAACACCCCCATTAAATAAAGTTATTTTTTCCTATATAGCGGTGTTATATGTACAACTAAAGTTATGCGCTGTAAATAAATGATCATCAGCTTCTTCTCAACAAAAGATTTCTTCAGCGATGATCCGATCGTTGCAAAGTAGCAATAAATTAATGGGGAATTATGGTGATTAGTCCCGAAATTCGTTATTATATGTTAATGTAATTAGAAAATATTATAAATAATCAAATTGATAAATGAAAAAAGATTTTGAAATATACCAAGGATTCCCCAACCCCCTCGATTTTGAGGGGGCTCTTTCCGCCGTACACAATTTTTATTTCACGCTTCAAATCGCTTATTTGGTCTTTTAAAAAGTCATTTTCCCCGAGAAAACTTGGCTTTTTCCTTCTGAAAAGTGAATTTCGCTCTTTTAATGATTTTGTTGACAAAAGCGGATGATGTTTATGAGCAAGAAATGACGTAAGCGGTTGAGAGGTTTTTGAAGGAGTAAGTGACAACTTTCAGTAGTGAGATAATTAAAAAAGAATAGTTTTTTGCAAGAACATGAAAAAAACTTTACGAAAAGACCGCAATCAGAGCATAGAATAAAACTAAATTGATGGGTAGCCAACTTTTAATCAAATTTTAAACCAACAGGAAAAAGCTTGTGTGCTTCATCTTCATCAGTTGTTAAAAGGCGTCACAAGCTTATATTAGTTTGTCTTTTTTCAAAGCTCTGTACAACACGCTCTCGTTTTTCTCTATGGTGCATAGGGTCAAAACGTACTCTTTTTTTATAAATAGGGAAGTAGCGAACGACCATTTTTTTATGAGAGTGGAATGCTTCAGCTTCCCAATACACAATGAAATCACGTGCTTTAGCTGAAAATTTTTTACCATCAGGTCCTGTGATTTCAAGTTGCACATCAACGCGATTAGACCAAATGCCAGCGTGTTCAAAAAAGATACCCTTATTAATCTTTGAAGAACGGATATAAGCGATGGCCCGAACACCGTATTTTTCAATTATACGATTGCCTACGTAAGGAAGAAAAGAGAAGTGAAAAAGGGCTCCTACTACTAAAATCACAACAATCATAGCTTGTGCTTCCTCTATGAGTTGTGTAGAAGTAAATATTTTCATTACAACGAATGATAGAATGAAAACAGCTAGTAAAAATAATAAAAAAAATTTACGTATATGATCACTCCTGAATTAAATGAGGCATTTATTCTTTATAATGAAAAATTTCTATTCTTTTTTAAAAAATGGAATTTACTCTTTTGCATCTGAAAGTATCTCAAGATTTTTTTCAACCGCAGAATGCACTTTTTCCAATCCATTTCTTTTTTCTAGTAATGCCTTTTCTGTCATAGCTCATTATTTTTGATTTTTCTGTAATTTGTAACGTGTAACATCTAACTGTTTAGTATTTGCCTTTTCAAGTTCACGCTCTAAATCAAAGCCTTTTCGCTTCATATGCTCCACATATTTAGTCTGAACTACTGCCATATCATTACAAGTTTTTATAAAATGCCTACAGTTAATCGCCAGCACATCTTGCTTTCGTCTGCCGTCATATTTTTCAATGAGCGGCACGGCGACCACATGCATATGAGTCGTTTTTTTTCGTCTATGTGAACAATGACATGCATCACATTTTTTTCTTCAATCTTGATTTTTTTGTACCCGAAAAATTGCTTATCCCATGAAAAAAAAAATCACCCCCTTATTGTTACCTTCCATGTTACTAGAAAAAGACCTAATTGGAAACTGATAAAAGCCAATTAGAGCACTCGCTTTTTTGCATTAGGAACACTAAAAATCCCTCTGTTATGATTAAGTGTCTAATTCAAACAAAATTAGAGGGATTGATTCAATTGCGATAAAAGGAACATTGAATGAATACTATTCAACTCGATAATGGTTCAGAATTTAAATTCAACCGTTGATCCGAATACTGGTATTTTGCCTCAAATGGATTGAAAGACGATATAGGAAAAAACGGTATAATCAATAAAAACTACTTCCTTAAAAATAAATGAAAGTTTATTTAAAATTCAATAATACTTAATTAATAGTTTTAGAGGATGAAAAGAGTACCTTGTACCTCAAAAACGAACTGCCGCCTTTTTAGCCTGAGTCCTAAATTTACAAGGACTCAGGTTATTTTTATATAAAATATACTCTTTATATTGTTCCTATTGAAAAATGATATATATATCTTCTATAAAAAGGGATCGTATTAAACTAGATAGGGGGTACGATTAAAAGCTATGTAACTAGCGTTGGGATTTGCGATAACCAGCTTGAACCGCTTCGTCTTCTGAACAAAACATTTCTTCTGCTATCGTCCGATCGTAAAAATCCCCGCTTGGAACGTGATAAATCTTTTCTCCTTTACTGTTTATATTTCCTTTAATAGTGGGGCTTTGACAACTATTACTCGTTTGTGTGGATGGGCTGTTTTGCTGTTCGGAATGGTCCGTTTCATATCCTTTATCTGTCACATAGTTCTCAAGCGACCAAATTCCTCGCTCCTCTTTTTGTGCCTTTTCTTGGATTGCCCGAAATTGATCTACATATTTGGTATTTGGCGGAAATACAGCGACCCTAGCAAGCCCTTTTTCTAAAAGCATTTCGTTGATCATTTTTTCATTAACATATACATAAGCTAAAATGCGCCCATAGCGATCACGTTCCTCTACATCAAGTTCTAACTTAATATCCTGATGAAGAAGTGTATCTTTTGTAAAATCAGATGCTTCTGGGCCAAAAGGCTGCACAGGCTTCTTTGGATGTTTTGTTTCCGGTGTATCCACAAGAATAAGGCGAACTCGTTCTTTTTTACCATCTTCAAATCGAACATCAATTGTATCGCCATCAACTACGTTTATGACTGTCGCTTTCATAAATGAATGTGACTCCGCAGCTTGATCTGTTTCGACTTCTTGAACTTCTGTATTCGTTGTTTCTGTTATATTTTTATCGCTCGTTTCATTGATTTCTCCGCAACCTGAAAAAATAATGGCTGAAATCGATAGCAATAAAAAAAAAATTAATTTTCTCATAAATGATTTCCTCCTTATGCAAAAAAGGTTTTCATATTAGAAAACTCCTTGATTGTAACACGTTAACATTTTTTAATATACTAAATAACATGATAAAAATACAATTGCAATCCGCTTTTAGTGGCGATAATATTGTAAGGACAGATGTAATTCCGGAATAGAGAGGATAAACAAAAATGGGTAAACAATTTAATGAAGAGGTATTATCAAGAAGAACATTTGCAATTATTTCCCATCCGGATGCTGGGAAGACAACGTTAACGGAAAAACTGCTCTTGTTTGGAGGAGCGATTCGAGATGCAGGTACAGTAAAAGGAGAGAAAACGGGAAAATATGCGACAAGTGATTGGATGGAAATTGAAAAGCAGCGGGGCATTTCGGTCACTTCAAGTGTCATGCAATTTGAATACGATGGCTATCGTATTAATATATTAGATACTCCGGGACATGAGGATTTTAGTGAAGATACGTATCGAACATTAACAGCTGTTGATAGTGCGGTGATGATCATTGACTCAGCAAAGGGGATAGAAGAGCAAACAATTAAACTGTTTAAAGTTTGCCGAATGAGAGGAATCCCTATATTTACTTTTATTAACAAGTTAGATCGTGAAGGTAAATTGCCACTTGATTTATTAGCTGAACTAGAAGAAGTTTTAGGAATTGAGTCATATCCAATGAATTGGCCGATTGGGATGGGGAAAGATTTTTTTCGGCATATATGACCGGTATTACAATCGAATTGAACAATTTAGAAAAAGTGATGAAGAGCGTTTTTTTTTACCTTTAAATAAAGCTGGGGAACTAGCAGTTGACCATCCATTACAACAATCTGCATTATATGATCAAGTTCTAGAGGAAATGCTGCTGCTTTTAAATGAGGCGGGAAATGAATTTTCTGAAGATAGAGTGATGAATGGAACGTTAACGCCTGTTTTCTTTGGAAGTGCTTTAACAAATTTTGGTGTACAAACATTTTTGGAAACATATTTAAAATTTGCTCCAGCTCCAAAACCACGCCATTCATCTCGTGGAGAAATTGATCCGACCTCTCAGCAATTTTCTGGTTTTGTTTTTAAAATTCAAGCGAATATGAATCCTGCACATCGGGATCGGATTGCATTTATAAGAATTTGTTCAGGCAAATTTGAACGTGGAATGTCAGTTTATTTATCTCGAACTGGCAAGCAGTTAAAGTTATCACAATCGACTCAATTTATGGCAGATGATAGAAGTACAGTAAATGAAGCAGTGAGTGGCGATATTATTGGCATATATGATCCAGGTACTTATCAAATTGGTGATACGCTAACAACGAATAAAGAAGGCTTTTTCTATGAGGAGCTTCCACAATTTACACCAGAGTTATTTGTTCGAGTAACAGCTAAAAACGTCATGAAACAAAAGCATTTTCATAAAGGAATTCAACAGCTAGTACAGGAAGGAGCTATTCAGCTTTATAAAACGAGAACAGAAGATTATTTACTAGGTGCTGTCGGACAGCTTCAGTTTGAAGTATTTGAACATCGAATGAAAAATGAGTATAACGTCGAAGTGATTTTTGAACGATTAGGATCAAAAATAGCTCGCTGGGTAGGAAATGAAAAAGTTGATGAGTCATTATCGAATTCAAGAAGTTTACTTGTAAGAGATCAAAAGGAACAACGTGTCTTTTTATTTGAAAACGATTTTGCATTAAGATGGTTCCAAGAAAAAAATCCTCATGTCCAACTTATTAATCCTATGGATGCAAATAAATAATTTAAGGTTGAGGCAAATACAGCTTGTGTTCGCCACAAGAATTACTATGAGAAGTTCAAGATTCATCATAACCGAAAGAATAAATCGTGGAGGTAATTTAAAAAATATCTCCACGATTTACATTTAAATATAAGTTCTCCATCACTCCCCTCATATACATAAAATGGTTGTATTTCCAATAGGCCTCTATTAAAATATCATTATATTTATTTCCATTGTTTTTATGCTTAAACAAACTTGTTGAAAGGGGTTTGTCGATTGCGACAAAGTGCATATATTTCAATGTTAATTGTCATTCTTTTATTCATAGGAGGTTGTCAAATGAGTAATCAAGGCAAACAGAGCGAAGAGAATGAACAAAAAGCCTCAAAAGAACTTTCTCCCGAAGAGTTGCCGCAAGTAGAGGCATTTCAAGATGAGTTCACACGGCAGTTTCTCGATTCAACCAAGGAAGTAAAACCAGGCTTCTATTTATTTCGCTCTGGAACGAACGGCTATACAATGCTTTTCCCCGAAAATGCTCAACTTAGTGATGAATTTTATGGTATTCATAAGAAAAGTTTTGAAAAAATTGATATTGGAGCACCGTTTGGTGAGAACATCTCTTATTATGTCAACATATGGTACTTTGAAACGCATCCTAATTCATATCAAAGTGATTTAAGTAACTTACAAAGTCGTGTCAAATATGAAGGGGAATTTGAAGAAATAAGCTTACCAGATAAGCAAATTTACTATGCAAAAAGGGAAAAAAAATTTGAGAACACAAACTTAGTAGATTATTTCTTTTTTAGCTATATTAAAGCAAAAAATAGTAAGCAAGCAATCCAATTTATTTTTAATATTGGGTGCGATGATGAGAATAAGCCTTGTCAGTTAGATGTTAATGAGGCTGAACAACTAGCAAAAATGTTAATGGAATCAATTACGTTTATTCCAGCTAAGGAAGAGAGCGATAATTCATAGTAATTGAAAGTAAAAAGAAGGTGAGTAAAAAATGAAAACAGAACAAAACGAAGTTCTTGAATTAGAAGAAGTATGGTTGCGGACTTTAATGTTAGAATATAACAGTAAAAAAATGTCGAAAGAAAAGTTTGAAAAAGAGTTGAGACGAATTCATTTCGAGGAAACAGGTGAAGACATTAATGCCAATATTACTATTATCCGCCCCGATGAGCTTGAAGAGTTACGCGACCGTCAATCTGGCTATGATGGAACTGCGATTTTCTTCTCTAATGAAAAAGAAAATATTCAACAGTTATACATCGTTTCTCAAGGAAGCCAAGATTTAGTCGACTGGCTTTATAATCTATTCGGGATTTATGGCGGACAAGATGGAAGTCAATATCGAGATACTGGAAAATTTTTAGATGAATCATTAAACGAAATTAAAAACCGCGGCTTAATAAAAAGTCCTTTAGAAATTATGACGATTGCCCTTGCTCATTCGCTCGCAGAAAATAACAATCTGAACGTCCGCTTAGTAGATGGCAAGTTTGATAAGTTGTACGGTGTAAACGGGGCGCAACCAGATTTTTATCAGTTGGCGGAAATTGATAAAGATTTCTTGAGTGAATTAAGAAGGAAGTTTAAATTAAAGCATAATGATAATAATGCCATTTACTCGCTCCCACCCGAGGAAGTAAAAGCTTTTGCAGAGAAATATTATCAACATCGAGGTGAAAATTCGTTTCAGCTCATTTCACTTTATGGTGCCAGCGGTAAAAGGGACTTCATTGAAGGTATAGGGGATGTGAAATATGTAGATACAAATCCGCGCTTAGTGGAATTCGTTCTCTCGTCGATCAAATTCCTGATAAGAAAGCAGCTAAAATTCAGCAATATATTCTTAAATATGCCGATGATTATAAGAAAGGTGGCTTAGATGTAGTTGCTTAGGCGATGCTCGGAATTAATCTTGATTTAATCACTGAAATGCAAAAAGGGGTAAAATCCGGGGTAAAAGCATACTTTACTCGTTATGATGAATTGTCTGCAATGATTAAACAGATGAATCAGAAATCATCCGAAGTGTTGCAAGTGATTCGTTATTTAACTGAAAATTCTGATCCGCTTTTGAACGCTTTAGTTAAAGGCGGCTATTTAAAGGAAAGCGAGAAAAAGGCGGTTGTTAAAGAAATTGCAGGCCTAGAGAAAGATTTACAAGCAATATATGACTTGATTGGCTCTCTGGATAACATCAGAAGTGATCAAAAGACTAAAGAGACTGTAAAAAATCGGTCACGACATTGTGATCGGGATAAAATTATTTCAGATTTATAAAAGAATGCAGAAAAGATTAGATACTATTGATGAAAATATTTCTAAAGTACTCAAAATTATTAACAGTGGTCATAGTATTGAGGAGATGCTGAATGCGATTGCCGGAGAGGGGAAAGGCTATGATGGTTTGGACATGCTCCTTTATCCAGTAGATGCAAACGGAAAAACAATTAAAGTAAATATTTCAGCTGCGGTTAGAATTTACCAAAAGGGGCTTTCGATTGTCGCCGAGAAAGAGGAAATATTACAAAGTTACGAGGAAACGATTCAGA from Bacillus aquiflavi includes the following:
- a CDS encoding TolB-like translocation protein, whose protein sequence is MLCVISKDGKQFIVVDEVILPVSEPKWAESKNILGYIAGGGRMTIDINNKALKLKEFKTFHSTVLTPPHYADIGFTWVNDSKMIVSRVKEQEWSSDPQKTLPSLFLIDLKSLKQTEISSPKGESGNYDPFYVKSLKKIAWYRKASLMDAKANIWMANIDGSDAECLLTNVEFVSFYQ
- a CDS encoding thermonuclease family protein gives rise to the protein MRKLIFFLLLSISAIIFSGCGEINETSDKNITETTNTEVQEVETDQAAESHSFMKATVINVVDGDTIDVRFEDGKKERVRLILVDTPETKHPKKPVQPFGPEASDFTKDTLLHQDIKLELDVEERDRYGRILAYVYVNEKMINEMLLEKGLARVAVFPPNTKYVDQFRAIQEKAQKEERGIWSLENYVTDKGYETDHSEQQNSPSTQTSNSCQSPTIKGNINSKGEKIYHVPSGDFYDRTIAEEMFCSEDEAVQAGYRKSQR
- a CDS encoding TolB family protein; the encoded protein is MLRFIIACMFLFFQFFTIPVNADRHTTTDLKLAFIRGENLWTKINGVEKQITKEENILSSPQWSVDGEWILYQQTVPDLEKSRTEIWVYNVKSSKKIKIFYDGQNPQWAPNRNIVAFQGNGVLNVSNLKQFNNMTFGVDTYTWTPEGNGFIVSSSAFPRPDGWTNPILYKVSLEKKKT
- a CDS encoding DUF6792 domain-containing protein; translated protein: MKTEQNEVLELEEVWLRTLMLEYNSKKMSKEKFEKELRRIHFEETGEDINANITIIRPDELEELRDRQSGYDGTAIFFSNEKENIQQLYIVSQGSQDLVDWLYNLFGIYGGQDGSQYRDTGKFLDESLNEIKNRGLIKSPLEIMTIALAHSLAENNNLNVRLVDGKFDKLYGVNGAQPDFYQLAEIDKDFLSELRRKFKLKHNDNNAIYSLPPEEVKAFAEKYYQHRGENSFQLISLYGASGKRDFIEGIGDVKYVDTNPRLVEFVLSSIKFLIRKQLKFSNIFLNMPMIIRKVA
- a CDS encoding NAD-dependent protein deacylase — encoded protein: MLFSHLLREASNVVLLTGAGMSTESGLPDFRSSNGLWNKEDPSRIASVDALNQNVEHFFQFYLHRVIGLKECKPHKGHRILAKWEREGLINTIITQNVDGFHQEAGSQNVAELHGTLQNVHCESCGKSSSSEIYLTRRYQCECGGVLRPSVVLFGEMLPEKAFTIATEESQKADLFIVLGSSLTVTPANQFPLLAKENGAKLVIINMEPTQFDMYADLTIHGQKIGDVLQANDLSMQ